A stretch of Shinella zoogloeoides DNA encodes these proteins:
- a CDS encoding recombinase RecT, translating into MMNEVARIPALTGGSQVVAIVPRTFEETFRVARAVVASKLAPAALIGKLEGDDAASAVAVAIMSGAELGLKPMVALRSFTVINGKPALYGDGLINVVRQSGKVAYLRTGCDERNGKLVGWCEAKRNDTDEEKRVEFSQGDAERAGLWQTEAIVTKWNKWDKKNEQKPNDSPWWRFPQRMLAWRAAGYCLRELFGDVLGGIRDEFEAREIAEADEMRDITPAERPAPPKPPAPPAPPSAKVIEVEPEPTTEEEPTESDFDLGAFLEEIETSLATAKDSASAAEIWNDYDAPALLESNGHADMIDTAYAIRDRAYAKLEPYNGG; encoded by the coding sequence ATGATGAACGAAGTAGCTCGCATTCCCGCATTGACCGGCGGCAGCCAGGTTGTCGCCATCGTCCCCCGCACGTTCGAGGAGACGTTCCGCGTAGCGCGCGCCGTTGTCGCGTCCAAGCTCGCCCCGGCGGCGCTCATCGGCAAGCTGGAAGGCGATGATGCCGCCAGCGCCGTTGCCGTGGCGATCATGTCCGGCGCGGAACTTGGCCTGAAGCCGATGGTGGCGCTGCGCAGCTTCACCGTCATCAACGGTAAGCCGGCGCTCTATGGCGACGGGCTGATCAACGTCGTTCGCCAGTCGGGCAAGGTCGCCTATCTGCGCACCGGCTGCGACGAGCGGAATGGCAAGCTCGTCGGATGGTGCGAGGCGAAGCGAAACGACACCGACGAAGAAAAGCGCGTCGAGTTCAGCCAGGGCGATGCCGAGCGCGCCGGCCTCTGGCAGACGGAAGCCATCGTAACGAAGTGGAACAAGTGGGACAAAAAGAACGAGCAGAAGCCGAACGACAGTCCGTGGTGGCGGTTCCCGCAGCGCATGCTCGCGTGGCGCGCGGCCGGCTATTGCCTGCGTGAACTGTTCGGCGACGTTCTCGGCGGCATCCGTGATGAGTTCGAGGCGCGCGAAATCGCCGAGGCCGACGAAATGCGCGACATCACGCCGGCAGAGCGCCCCGCACCGCCGAAGCCCCCGGCCCCGCCCGCGCCGCCGAGCGCGAAGGTTATCGAAGTCGAGCCGGAACCGACCACGGAAGAGGAGCCGACCGAATCCGATTTCGACCTCGGCGCATTCCTTGAGGAAATCGAAACCTCGCTTGCGACCGCGAAGGATTCCGCGTCGGCTGCCGAGATCTGGAACGACTACGATGCCCCGGCGCTCCTCGAAAGCAACGGCCACGCCGACATGATCGACACGGCCTATGCGATCCGTGATCGGGCCTATGCCAAGCTCGAACCTTACAACGGGGGCTGA
- a CDS encoding HNH endonuclease signature motif containing protein: MAKRREFSKKTQREAMARSGKLCEAIGAMYGLEPGHRCNADLAYGVQFDHIVLDANSKDNSLENCAAVCIKCHSWKTANHDIPMAAKTVRQQDMALGIKKPGKRKIPRAASPKSDKPKKTIVYRPCTFYREETR; this comes from the coding sequence ATGGCGAAGCGTCGCGAATTCTCTAAGAAGACCCAGCGCGAGGCCATGGCCCGGTCTGGCAAGCTATGTGAGGCGATAGGCGCGATGTACGGCCTAGAGCCCGGACACCGCTGCAATGCCGATCTCGCCTATGGCGTCCAGTTCGATCACATCGTTCTCGATGCCAACTCCAAGGACAATAGCCTGGAGAACTGCGCAGCCGTCTGCATCAAGTGCCATAGCTGGAAGACGGCCAACCACGATATTCCGATGGCGGCGAAGACCGTTCGCCAGCAGGACATGGCACTCGGCATCAAGAAGCCCGGCAAGCGAAAAATACCGCGCGCCGCATCCCCCAAATCCGACAAGCCGAAGAAGACCATCGTCTACCGGCCCTGCACCTTCTACCGCGAGGAAACGAGATGA
- a CDS encoding HNH endonuclease, producing the protein MSDLSSLIADQWQPIETAEVPLTLGQVCIIDLSDLPFVQRFKWHARPRRDGLGFYAANSSGQRMHRLLLEAGQDEVVDHKDGDGLNNRRANLRKGTQSQNCVNRRQTPGANPRGTRLKKGKWQAYIKFRGKQHSLGYFDTAEQAHEAYVREATRLHGDWMPLPSPPRALDQKGSSNG; encoded by the coding sequence ATGAGCGACCTGTCCTCACTCATCGCAGACCAGTGGCAGCCGATAGAGACGGCAGAAGTGCCTTTGACGCTTGGCCAGGTATGCATCATCGACCTGTCAGACCTGCCGTTTGTCCAACGCTTCAAGTGGCATGCGCGCCCGAGGCGAGACGGGCTTGGGTTTTACGCCGCCAATTCTTCCGGCCAGAGAATGCATCGTCTCCTGCTTGAAGCCGGCCAAGACGAGGTTGTCGATCACAAGGATGGCGACGGCCTTAACAACCGACGCGCCAATCTTCGGAAGGGCACACAATCACAGAATTGCGTGAACCGAAGGCAGACTCCTGGTGCAAATCCTAGAGGTACTAGGCTCAAAAAGGGGAAATGGCAGGCATACATCAAGTTCCGCGGCAAGCAGCATAGCCTTGGATACTTCGATACGGCCGAGCAAGCGCACGAGGCCTACGTTCGCGAGGCTACGCGGCTTCACGGCGACTGGATGCCTCTTCCCTCTCCTCCCCGCGCTCTTGATCAGAAAGGCTCCTCCAATGGGTGA